One stretch of Ornithinimicrobium ciconiae DNA includes these proteins:
- the prfA gene encoding peptide chain release factor 1, with protein sequence MVEVDATAVTPLLEEYSSIETQLADPETHSDQVALKRLNKRYAALAPTIAAIREWEEAGGDVEAAVEMASEDESIAAELPALRERAEQTSERLRRLLVPRDPDDDRDVILEVKAGEGGEESALFAGDLLRMYLRYAERRSWKTQLLDATESDLGGYKDVRLAIHATGTPAPGEAPWARLKYEGGVHRVQRVPVTESQGRIHTSAAGVLVMPDLDDPEEVELDHNLLKIDVFRSSGPGGQSVNTTDSAVRITHLPTGLVVSCQNEKSQLQNKESALRVLRARLHQLAVEEAEAEASAARRSQVRTVDRSERIRTYNFPENRIADHRTGFKAYNLDHVLDGDLDPVVQSAVEADEAARMAALGSSDT encoded by the coding sequence GTGGTCGAGGTGGACGCAACTGCGGTGACACCGCTGCTCGAGGAGTACTCAAGCATCGAGACCCAACTCGCTGACCCGGAAACCCACTCGGACCAGGTCGCGCTGAAGAGGCTTAATAAGCGCTATGCCGCGCTCGCGCCCACGATCGCTGCGATCCGCGAGTGGGAGGAGGCCGGCGGCGACGTCGAGGCCGCCGTCGAGATGGCGTCCGAGGACGAGTCCATCGCGGCCGAGCTGCCCGCCCTCCGCGAGCGTGCGGAGCAGACCTCCGAGCGGCTGCGCCGGCTCCTGGTGCCCCGGGACCCCGACGACGATCGCGACGTCATCCTCGAGGTCAAGGCCGGAGAGGGTGGTGAGGAGTCGGCGCTCTTCGCCGGTGACCTGCTGCGGATGTATCTGCGCTATGCCGAGCGTCGCTCCTGGAAGACCCAACTGCTGGACGCCACGGAGTCCGACCTGGGCGGCTATAAGGACGTGCGTCTGGCCATCCACGCCACCGGCACCCCCGCCCCGGGGGAGGCTCCCTGGGCCCGCCTGAAGTATGAGGGGGGCGTCCACCGCGTGCAGCGCGTGCCGGTCACCGAGAGCCAGGGCCGGATCCACACCTCCGCGGCCGGTGTCCTGGTCATGCCCGACCTGGACGACCCCGAGGAGGTCGAGCTCGACCACAACCTGCTCAAGATCGACGTCTTCCGCTCCAGCGGCCCCGGCGGCCAGTCGGTCAACACCACCGACTCCGCCGTGCGGATCACGCACCTGCCGACGGGGCTGGTCGTCTCCTGCCAGAACGAGAAGTCGCAACTGCAGAACAAGGAGTCGGCCCTGCGGGTGCTGCGGGCGCGCCTGCACCAGTTGGCTGTTGAGGAGGCCGAGGCGGAGGCCTCGGCAGCACGCCGCAGCCAGGTGCGCACCGTGGACCGCAGCGAGCGCATCCGCACCTACAACTTCCCGGAGAACCGGATCGCCGACCACCGCACCGGCTTCAAGGCCTACAACCTCGACCACGTCCTCGACGGGGACCTGGACCCGGTGGTGCAGTCTGCGGTCGAGGCCGACGAGGCGGCGCGCATGGCCGCGCTCGGCAGCAGCGACACATGA
- the rpmE gene encoding 50S ribosomal protein L31, producing the protein MKKNIHPEYVETRVTCNCGAQFTTRSTSTSGSIHADVCSQCHPFYTGKQKILDTGGRVARFQERYGKKAESK; encoded by the coding sequence GTGAAGAAGAACATTCACCCCGAGTACGTCGAGACTCGGGTGACCTGCAACTGCGGCGCGCAGTTCACCACGCGCAGCACCTCGACGTCCGGCTCGATCCACGCCGACGTCTGCTCCCAGTGCCACCCGTTCTACACCGGCAAGCAGAAGATCCTGGACACCGGTGGCCGCGTGGCCCGCTTCCAGGAGCGCTACGGCAAGAAGGCCGAGAGCAAGTAA
- a CDS encoding AtpZ/AtpI family protein, translated as MTQEPERSTEPEHTPNYAGQTHLATDVIAYLLAGPLLFGGAGYLLDHVLDITLFVVIGLLLGMALAMYVIWLRYGTS; from the coding sequence ATGACACAGGAGCCCGAGCGCTCGACCGAGCCTGAGCACACCCCGAACTACGCCGGCCAGACGCACCTGGCGACCGACGTGATCGCCTACCTGCTGGCTGGCCCGCTGCTCTTTGGTGGGGCCGGATACCTGCTCGATCACGTGCTGGACATCACACTGTTTGTCGTCATCGGCCTGCTGCTGGGGATGGCATTGGCGATGTACGTCATCTGGCTCCGGTACGGTACGTCATGA
- a CDS encoding aldehyde dehydrogenase family protein, producing MHIGGQWVPAVSGETLEVITPTDRDVVIATTPRAGAEDADRAVAAARAAFPAWAALPFTERQRALLRIADSLEEAVEDLATLTALDTGNAIRTQARPEALNLVACFRYFAGVAGEVKGTVLPTADGQLQYTRRQPLGVVAGILPWNSPLMIAGFKVPGALAAGNTMVLKAAEDAPLTILELARICAEHLPDGVLNVVTGYGAEIGEALVVHPDVDKVSFTGSTLVGHQVAAKAGARLAHSSLELGGKSPCIVDADSCTDEVVEQVLLASRFARQSQSCTTGSRLFLHSSIHDEFLDKLVARTKQLVVGDPREESTDIGCIINAKQWDRVQGYIEDGLSQEGVVVAYDGRPDLQVGPPGFYHAPMILTQVSNDWRIAREEIFGPVLAVIPWTESEEVVAMANDSHYGLAAFVFSKDLDRALGMAHRIDSGWVQVNQGGGQVVGQSYGGMKTSGIGRELSLEGMLEGFTQIKQVNVKLS from the coding sequence ATGCACATCGGCGGGCAGTGGGTGCCGGCGGTTTCCGGGGAGACCCTTGAGGTGATCACCCCCACCGATCGTGACGTAGTCATCGCGACGACCCCGCGCGCCGGGGCCGAGGACGCCGACCGTGCGGTGGCGGCTGCGCGCGCCGCCTTCCCGGCGTGGGCGGCACTGCCCTTCACCGAGCGGCAGCGCGCCCTGCTGCGCATCGCCGACTCCCTGGAGGAGGCGGTCGAGGACCTCGCCACGCTCACCGCCCTGGACACCGGCAACGCGATCCGCACCCAGGCCCGGCCCGAGGCGCTCAACCTGGTCGCCTGCTTCCGCTACTTCGCCGGTGTCGCCGGTGAGGTCAAGGGGACCGTGCTGCCGACCGCCGACGGCCAGCTGCAGTACACCCGGCGCCAGCCCCTCGGTGTCGTGGCTGGCATCCTGCCGTGGAACTCGCCCCTGATGATCGCCGGGTTCAAGGTGCCCGGCGCGCTCGCAGCCGGCAACACCATGGTGCTCAAGGCCGCCGAGGACGCCCCGCTGACCATCCTTGAACTGGCCCGGATCTGTGCCGAGCACCTGCCGGACGGCGTGCTCAACGTGGTCACCGGCTATGGCGCCGAGATCGGCGAGGCACTGGTCGTCCATCCGGACGTGGACAAGGTCTCGTTCACCGGCTCCACGCTGGTCGGGCACCAGGTGGCAGCCAAGGCGGGTGCCCGACTAGCGCACAGCTCGCTGGAGCTGGGCGGCAAGTCACCGTGCATCGTCGACGCCGACTCCTGCACCGACGAGGTCGTCGAGCAGGTGCTGCTGGCCAGCCGGTTCGCCCGGCAGAGCCAGAGCTGCACCACCGGCTCGCGGCTGTTCCTGCACTCCTCGATCCATGACGAGTTCCTCGACAAGCTCGTCGCCCGCACCAAGCAGCTGGTCGTCGGGGACCCGCGGGAGGAGTCCACGGACATCGGCTGCATCATCAACGCCAAGCAGTGGGACCGGGTGCAGGGCTACATCGAGGACGGTCTCTCCCAGGAGGGGGTCGTTGTGGCCTATGACGGACGGCCGGACCTGCAGGTCGGCCCGCCGGGGTTCTACCACGCCCCGATGATCCTGACCCAGGTGTCCAACGACTGGCGCATCGCGCGCGAGGAGATCTTCGGGCCGGTGCTCGCGGTGATCCCGTGGACCGAGTCGGAGGAGGTCGTGGCGATGGCCAACGACTCGCACTACGGGCTGGCTGCGTTCGTCTTCTCCAAGGACCTGGACCGGGCGCTCGGCATGGCGCACCGCATCGACTCGGGCTGGGTGCAGGTCAACCAGGGCGGTGGTCAGGTGGTCGGCCAGTCCTACGGCGGCATGAAGACCAGCGGAATCGGCCGCGAGCTCTCCCTCGAGGGCATGCTCGAGGGCTTCACGCAGATCAAGCAGGTCAACGTCAAGCTGAGCTGA
- a CDS encoding serine hydroxymethyltransferase, translating into MSDADTYYGPSYAALAAQDPEIAEILVSELERQRQGIQLIASENQTSPAVMTAMGSTLSNKYAEGYPGRRYYGGCAEVDKAEVLAIDRAKALFGADHANVQPHSGASANLAVYGAFAKPGDTVLAMSLAHGGHLTHGFSVSFSGKWFNAVHYGVDKQTEDIDYDQVEALAKEHRPKILLAGGSAIPRLIDFERLRAIADEVGAIFWVDAAHFIGLVAGKAIPSPVPHADVVSFTTHKVLRGPRGGAIVCKEEHAAKIDRAVFPMMQGGPLMNNVAAKAVNFAECATQAYQTYAQQVIDNARALAGGLGERGIRPITGGTDTHLSLHDLQGVGVTGIDAETRCDAAGIVLNKNAIPFDPQKPNIASGIRVGSPSVTTQGMGTEQMDQIADLIHRAVTTTDGDPEHEGARAIRAEVTELLTSFPAYPTP; encoded by the coding sequence ATGAGCGACGCCGACACCTACTACGGACCGAGTTATGCCGCGCTGGCCGCACAGGACCCCGAGATCGCGGAGATCCTGGTCAGCGAGTTGGAGCGCCAGCGCCAGGGCATCCAGCTGATCGCCAGCGAGAACCAGACCTCCCCCGCGGTCATGACCGCGATGGGTTCGACGCTGAGCAACAAGTATGCCGAGGGCTATCCGGGACGTCGCTACTACGGCGGGTGCGCCGAGGTCGACAAGGCCGAGGTGCTCGCCATCGACCGTGCCAAGGCGCTCTTTGGGGCCGACCACGCCAACGTCCAGCCGCACTCCGGCGCCAGCGCCAACCTGGCCGTCTATGGTGCGTTCGCCAAGCCGGGGGACACGGTGCTGGCGATGTCCCTCGCGCACGGCGGTCACCTGACCCACGGCTTCTCAGTGTCCTTCTCCGGCAAGTGGTTCAACGCGGTCCACTACGGCGTCGACAAGCAGACCGAGGACATCGACTACGACCAGGTCGAGGCCCTCGCCAAGGAGCACCGCCCCAAGATCCTGCTCGCGGGTGGCTCGGCGATCCCGCGGCTCATCGACTTCGAGCGCCTGCGCGCCATCGCCGACGAGGTCGGCGCCATCTTCTGGGTGGACGCGGCCCACTTCATCGGTCTGGTCGCCGGCAAGGCGATCCCCTCGCCGGTGCCGCACGCCGACGTCGTCTCCTTCACCACCCACAAGGTCCTGCGCGGCCCGCGCGGTGGCGCGATCGTCTGCAAGGAGGAGCACGCCGCCAAGATCGACCGCGCCGTCTTCCCGATGATGCAGGGCGGCCCGCTGATGAACAATGTCGCAGCCAAGGCGGTCAACTTCGCCGAGTGCGCGACCCAGGCCTACCAGACCTACGCCCAGCAGGTCATCGACAACGCCCGGGCGCTGGCCGGCGGCCTCGGCGAGCGTGGCATCCGGCCCATCACCGGCGGCACCGACACCCACCTGTCGCTGCACGACCTGCAGGGTGTGGGCGTCACCGGCATCGACGCCGAGACCCGCTGTGACGCAGCGGGCATCGTGCTCAACAAGAACGCCATCCCCTTCGACCCGCAGAAGCCCAACATCGCCTCGGGCATCCGCGTCGGCTCGCCGTCGGTGACCACCCAGGGCATGGGCACCGAGCAGATGGACCAGATCGCCGACCTGATCCACCGGGCGGTCACCACCACCGACGGCGACCCCGAGCACGAGGGCGCCCGGGCGATCCGCGCCGAGGTGACCGAGCTGCTCACCAGCTTCCCGGCATACCCCACGCCCTGA
- a CDS encoding glycosyltransferase family 4 protein: protein MREYLLVMLVAAIFTYAATTAVRWLAFRIGAVTPVRARDVHSVPIPRLGGVGMFLGFAAAVVVGSQLPFLSGLFASKELLGVLVGAAIITLLGAIDDVRDLDWLTKLAGQVLAGGVMAFFGVQLLSIPVFGVTVLPEPILVTLTILIVVVSTNAVNFVDGLDGLAAGVVFISAGAFFAWSYLVSHDFDPPNVFSTATFITAALMGCCLGFLPHNFHPARLFMGDAGALLLGLLLSAATISMTGSVDPSSSVAATSAATAFLLPLFLPIAIMALPILDMLLAVVRRTRRGELPWKPDAHHLHHQLLKIGHSHRRAVGLMYLWAALLAVGAVSFAFFPPLITATVLVLLLVVAAVLTWQPNRRVAP, encoded by the coding sequence GTGCGCGAATACCTCCTGGTGATGCTGGTGGCCGCCATCTTCACGTATGCCGCCACGACCGCGGTCCGCTGGCTCGCCTTCCGCATCGGTGCGGTGACCCCGGTCCGGGCCCGCGACGTGCACTCGGTGCCGATCCCGCGCCTGGGTGGGGTGGGGATGTTCCTCGGCTTCGCCGCCGCCGTGGTCGTGGGCAGTCAGCTGCCCTTTCTCTCAGGCCTGTTCGCGAGCAAGGAGCTGCTCGGCGTGCTGGTCGGGGCAGCGATCATCACGCTGCTCGGGGCGATCGACGACGTCCGTGACCTGGACTGGCTGACCAAGCTGGCCGGGCAAGTGCTGGCCGGGGGGGTGATGGCCTTCTTCGGGGTGCAGCTGCTCTCGATCCCCGTTTTCGGGGTGACGGTCCTGCCCGAGCCGATCCTGGTCACGCTGACCATCCTGATCGTGGTGGTCTCCACCAACGCGGTGAACTTCGTGGATGGCCTGGACGGACTGGCCGCCGGGGTGGTCTTCATCTCCGCCGGGGCGTTCTTTGCGTGGAGCTATCTTGTCAGCCACGACTTCGACCCACCCAATGTGTTCTCGACCGCCACCTTCATCACGGCGGCGCTGATGGGGTGCTGTCTGGGCTTCCTGCCGCACAACTTCCATCCCGCCAGGCTGTTCATGGGCGACGCGGGGGCGCTGCTGCTGGGGCTGCTGCTGTCGGCGGCGACGATCTCGATGACCGGCAGCGTCGATCCGAGCTCGAGTGTCGCCGCCACCTCGGCTGCCACCGCCTTCCTGCTGCCGCTATTCCTGCCGATCGCGATCATGGCCCTGCCGATCCTGGACATGCTCCTGGCGGTGGTGCGTCGCACCCGGCGTGGTGAGCTGCCCTGGAAGCCCGATGCCCACCATCTGCACCACCAGCTGCTCAAGATCGGGCACAGCCACCGGAGGGCCGTGGGCCTGATGTACTTGTGGGCCGCACTGCTTGCCGTCGGCGCTGTGTCCTTCGCCTTCTTCCCCCCGCTGATCACCGCCACCGTGCTCGTGCTGCTCCTGGTCGTGGCCGCGGTCCTGACGTGGCAGCCGAACCGTCGTGTGGCGCCGTGA
- a CDS encoding L-threonylcarbamoyladenylate synthase, translating to MIVDATDPDTHEQAIEAAAKVVREGKVVVLPTDTVYGVGADAFDQVAVAMVLAAKHRSRDVPPPVLVPSTRTVDGLGSDVPMYAKILIRHFWPGALTVVVRAQPSLAWDLGETNGTVALRMPDDLLTLLLLTEVGPMAVTSANRTGQPPATTAEEAQGQLGGAVSLYLDGGPRTDSAPSTIVDCTGAEPVVLRHGAIPADRLREVLGTTVLHDAPPSEAAPSEAVPTAAVSDGLPEGEALADGRPGDERAAGEPTDREPTDGEGADSAAPVVDPLAAIVPRSSGLPVRADALRAVPAPDSLQ from the coding sequence GTGATTGTCGACGCCACTGATCCGGACACCCATGAGCAGGCCATCGAGGCGGCCGCCAAGGTCGTGCGCGAGGGCAAGGTGGTCGTGCTGCCGACCGACACGGTCTATGGCGTGGGGGCCGACGCCTTCGACCAGGTCGCCGTGGCCATGGTGCTGGCCGCCAAGCACCGTAGCCGGGACGTGCCGCCGCCGGTCCTGGTGCCCAGCACCCGGACGGTGGACGGGCTGGGCTCCGACGTGCCGATGTATGCCAAGATCCTGATCCGCCACTTCTGGCCCGGGGCGCTCACCGTCGTGGTCCGCGCCCAGCCGTCGCTGGCCTGGGACCTGGGGGAGACCAACGGCACCGTGGCGCTGCGGATGCCCGATGACCTGCTCACCCTGCTGCTGCTCACCGAGGTCGGCCCAATGGCCGTGACCAGTGCCAACCGCACCGGCCAGCCACCGGCCACCACCGCTGAGGAGGCCCAGGGGCAGCTCGGCGGGGCCGTCTCCCTCTATCTCGATGGCGGCCCCCGCACGGACAGCGCTCCCTCCACGATCGTGGACTGCACGGGTGCGGAGCCCGTGGTGCTGCGCCACGGCGCGATCCCGGCGGACCGGCTGCGGGAGGTGCTCGGCACGACGGTGCTGCACGACGCGCCCCCGAGCGAGGCGGCCCCGAGCGAGGCGGTGCCGACCGCCGCAGTGTCTGACGGGCTGCCCGAGGGTGAGGCGCTCGCCGACGGGCGCCCGGGTGACGAGCGCGCCGCAGGTGAGCCGACCGACCGGGAGCCGACCGATGGGGAGGGCGCCGACTCGGCAGCACCGGTCGTGGACCCACTGGCCGCGATCGTGCCGCGTTCGAGCGGTCTGCCCGTGCGTGCCGATGCCCTGCGTGCCGTCCCGGCCCCCGATTCACTACAGTGA
- the prmC gene encoding peptide chain release factor N(5)-glutamine methyltransferase, with product MVRAAAHTLAAAGVPSPRVDAEALLAHVLDLEVPELRRAVILGERVSESDLAAYQRLVEQRADRVPLQHLTGVAHFRALSLRVGPGVFVPRPETEVLVDLALADLQRRASALGTAGDGSAVRTGTDPVVVDLCTGSGAIALALAEEWPGAQVHAVELSEDAHAWAAANLVHTGLAVDLRLGDATTAFADLLGQVDVVVSNPPYIPPGSVPVDPEVRDHDPEVALYGLGEDGLQVPLAVAARAARLLVPGGVLLMEHADVQGEDLVRRLAASRDWVDVADHRDLTGLPRVVRAVRA from the coding sequence ATGGTGCGCGCGGCGGCGCACACGCTGGCCGCGGCCGGGGTGCCCAGCCCGCGCGTCGACGCCGAGGCCCTGCTCGCCCATGTCCTTGACCTTGAGGTACCCGAACTCAGGCGAGCCGTGATCCTCGGTGAGCGGGTCAGTGAGAGTGACCTCGCGGCTTACCAGCGGCTGGTCGAGCAACGGGCCGACCGGGTGCCGCTCCAGCACTTGACCGGTGTCGCGCACTTCCGGGCGCTGAGCCTGCGCGTCGGCCCTGGGGTCTTCGTGCCCCGCCCCGAGACCGAGGTGCTGGTCGACCTGGCCCTCGCCGACCTGCAGCGCAGAGCGTCGGCACTGGGCACCGCTGGGGACGGATCGGCCGTCAGGACAGGCACGGACCCGGTCGTCGTCGACCTGTGCACCGGCAGCGGGGCCATCGCGCTGGCGCTGGCTGAGGAGTGGCCGGGCGCGCAGGTGCACGCCGTCGAGTTGTCGGAGGACGCCCACGCCTGGGCTGCTGCCAACCTGGTCCACACCGGACTGGCGGTAGACCTGCGGCTGGGGGACGCCACGACAGCCTTTGCGGACCTGCTCGGACAGGTCGACGTCGTGGTGAGCAACCCGCCCTACATCCCCCCTGGCAGCGTGCCGGTCGACCCGGAGGTGCGCGACCACGACCCGGAGGTGGCCCTCTACGGACTTGGGGAGGACGGGCTGCAGGTGCCGCTGGCCGTCGCGGCCCGCGCGGCGCGGCTGCTGGTGCCCGGTGGTGTGCTGCTCATGGAGCACGCCGACGTCCAGGGGGAGGACCTGGTGCGACGACTCGCTGCCAGTAGGGACTGGGTGGACGTCGCCGACCACCGCGACCTGACCGGGCTGCCGCGCGTTGTGCGTGCGGTGCGCGCCTGA
- the rho gene encoding transcription termination factor Rho → MRVAELQALAGSMGITVSPKMRKADLVEAIRARREGGSTSVKTSAPAREAAPREAAPQTSDNTAAGQDSGSAASQDSSPAASQDSSPAESGQRAPRRSRRVAAAAGAPQSRAGRSGADESAESAPAQAPATEAGATEVGGTEARQDRQESGGNADSGQDRSRRGNRQQDGGQQDNRQDNRQDGDQQDNRQQGNRGNKQGGNQQDNRQDGNQQDHRQQGNRGNQQGNRQGGNQQDNRQDGDQQDNRQQGNRGNQQDNRQGGNQQGGNQNRTNNRFDDDDEGGRGGRRRSRQRGRDRKRGRSQGGESYAEEQETGYTEEDVLVPVAGVLDILDNYGFIRTTGYLPGPSDVYVPMGLVRKNGLRKGDAVTGAIKAGDQQQHSGGRGDRQKYNALVRLDTVNGKAPEESKDRPEFAKLTPLYPQDRLRLETEQKNLTTRMIDLVSPIGKGQRGLIVSPPKAGKTLVLQSIANAITQNNPEAHLMIVLVDERPEEVTDMQRTVKGEVIASTFDRPAEDHTTVAELAIERAKRLVELGGDVVVLLDSITRLGRAYNLAAPASGRILSGGVDSSALYPPKRFFGAARNIEFGGSLTILATALVETGSKMDEVIFEEFKGTGNMELRLSRQLADRRIFPAIDVNPSGTRREEILMGAEELKIMWKLRRVLSALDSQQAVELLLDRLRKTKTNHEFLVQVQQTSSVKLDDED, encoded by the coding sequence ATGCGCGTTGCCGAGCTGCAGGCTCTGGCCGGCAGCATGGGCATCACCGTGTCGCCCAAGATGCGCAAGGCGGACCTCGTCGAGGCGATCCGTGCTCGTCGGGAGGGCGGCAGCACGTCCGTCAAGACCAGCGCTCCGGCGCGTGAGGCTGCCCCCCGTGAGGCTGCCCCGCAGACCAGCGACAACACCGCCGCAGGGCAGGACTCCGGCTCCGCGGCGTCGCAGGACAGTAGCCCCGCGGCGTCGCAGGACAGCAGTCCCGCAGAGTCCGGACAGCGTGCCCCCCGGCGGTCCCGCCGGGTCGCTGCTGCCGCTGGTGCACCGCAGTCTCGCGCCGGTCGCTCCGGCGCCGACGAGAGTGCTGAGAGCGCCCCGGCCCAGGCTCCGGCAACCGAGGCGGGTGCGACCGAGGTCGGTGGCACCGAGGCTCGTCAGGACCGCCAGGAGTCGGGCGGCAACGCTGACAGCGGTCAGGACCGTAGCCGCCGTGGCAACCGCCAGCAGGACGGCGGCCAGCAGGACAACCGCCAGGACAACCGTCAGGACGGGGACCAGCAGGACAACCGCCAGCAGGGCAACCGTGGCAACAAGCAGGGTGGCAACCAGCAGGACAACCGTCAGGACGGGAACCAGCAGGACCACCGCCAGCAGGGCAACCGTGGCAACCAGCAGGGCAACCGCCAGGGCGGCAACCAGCAGGACAACCGTCAGGACGGGGACCAGCAGGACAACCGCCAGCAGGGCAACCGTGGCAACCAGCAGGACAACCGCCAGGGCGGCAACCAGCAGGGCGGCAACCAGAACCGCACCAACAACCGCTTCGATGACGACGACGAGGGCGGCCGTGGGGGCCGTCGTCGCAGCCGGCAGCGGGGCCGCGACCGCAAGCGCGGGCGCAGCCAGGGAGGGGAGAGCTACGCCGAGGAGCAGGAGACCGGTTACACCGAGGAGGACGTGCTCGTCCCGGTGGCTGGTGTCCTGGACATCCTGGACAACTACGGCTTCATCCGCACCACCGGCTACCTGCCCGGCCCCAGCGACGTCTATGTCCCGATGGGCCTGGTCCGCAAGAACGGACTACGCAAGGGTGACGCCGTCACCGGTGCCATCAAGGCAGGGGACCAGCAGCAGCACTCCGGTGGTCGTGGTGACCGCCAGAAGTACAACGCTCTGGTGCGTCTCGACACGGTCAACGGCAAGGCCCCGGAGGAGTCCAAGGATCGTCCGGAGTTCGCCAAGCTGACCCCGCTCTATCCCCAGGACCGGCTGCGCCTGGAGACCGAGCAGAAGAACCTGACCACGCGGATGATCGACCTGGTCTCCCCGATCGGCAAGGGGCAGCGCGGCCTGATCGTGTCCCCTCCGAAGGCCGGCAAGACCCTGGTGCTGCAGTCGATCGCCAACGCGATCACGCAGAACAACCCCGAGGCGCACCTCATGATCGTCCTGGTGGACGAGCGCCCCGAGGAAGTCACCGACATGCAGCGCACAGTCAAGGGTGAGGTCATCGCCTCCACCTTCGACCGTCCCGCCGAGGACCACACGACGGTGGCCGAATTGGCCATCGAGCGCGCCAAGCGCCTGGTCGAGCTCGGTGGCGACGTGGTCGTGCTGCTCGACTCGATCACCCGCCTGGGCCGTGCCTACAACCTGGCCGCCCCGGCCAGCGGCCGGATCCTCTCCGGTGGTGTCGACTCCAGTGCGCTCTATCCGCCGAAGCGCTTCTTCGGTGCTGCCCGCAACATCGAGTTCGGCGGCTCGCTGACCATCCTGGCGACCGCGCTCGTGGAGACCGGCTCCAAGATGGACGAGGTCATCTTCGAGGAGTTCAAGGGCACCGGCAACATGGAGCTGCGTCTGTCCCGCCAGCTGGCGGACCGCCGCATCTTCCCGGCCATTGACGTCAACCCCTCCGGCACGCGCCGCGAGGAGATCCTGATGGGCGCCGAGGAGCTCAAGATCATGTGGAAGCTGCGTCGCGTGCTCTCCGCGCTCGACTCCCAGCAGGCTGTCGAGCTGCTGCTCGACCGTCTCCGCAAGACCAAGACCAACCACGAGTTCCTGGTCCAGGTGCAGCAGACTTCCTCGGTCAAGCTGGACGACGAGGACTGA
- a CDS encoding pentapeptide repeat-containing protein has product MPTLTDQRLSPADVDQLTQGQGPVELLRCDLSELRARDADLDDVAFTDCFLDGADLTGSRLSGARFSGGSATGVRLERCDLTDARFDRVDLSSAVLSGALLTDAEFRGCRMTGLVAEATRGMGCLLLGCNAYGAELPGLILARRAHTGSRFTEANLAGADLREAVLDGCVLLHTDLTGATLEGADLRGADLGPCTRERLDILSGAVLTTAQAVAALQDLTGAVIAD; this is encoded by the coding sequence ATGCCGACGCTTACCGATCAACGCCTCTCCCCTGCCGATGTGGACCAGCTGACGCAGGGTCAGGGCCCCGTCGAGCTGCTGCGGTGCGACCTGTCCGAGCTGCGCGCCCGGGACGCTGACCTCGACGACGTGGCCTTCACCGACTGTTTCCTGGACGGGGCCGACCTGACCGGTTCCCGGCTCTCCGGTGCCCGGTTCAGCGGCGGGAGCGCCACCGGGGTCCGGCTGGAGCGCTGCGACCTGACCGACGCCCGGTTCGACCGGGTCGACCTGTCCAGCGCGGTGCTCAGCGGGGCGCTGCTCACCGACGCCGAGTTCCGTGGGTGCCGGATGACCGGCCTGGTCGCCGAGGCAACCCGGGGCATGGGGTGCCTGCTGCTGGGTTGCAACGCCTACGGCGCCGAGCTGCCCGGACTCATCCTGGCCCGCCGAGCCCACACCGGCTCCCGCTTCACCGAGGCCAACCTGGCCGGTGCCGACCTGCGCGAGGCGGTGCTCGACGGCTGCGTCCTGCTGCACACCGACCTGACCGGCGCCACCCTCGAGGGCGCCGACCTGCGTGGCGCGGACCTGGGACCGTGCACCCGCGAGCGCCTCGACATACTCTCCGGCGCGGTCCTGACCACTGCTCAGGCCGTGGCCGCGCTGCAGGACCTGACCGGCGCCGTCATCGCGGACTGA